The genomic region GCGCTGCTGCTGGATGGCCGTGGACGTGAGGAACTGCGCGTCCGTGGGCGCGGAGAGATACGACTCCAGCTCCGCCGCGGACACCTGGCCGTTCGAGGCCCGGCTTCCATCAACGCCCTCGTCCGCCGCGTGCAGCAGGCGCCCCTGCCAGCTTTCGTCCGTCCAGCCGAACTTCTGCTGGAGGTCGGAGATGGCCACCTCCTTGGTGGCGGAGCGCTTCCAGCTGCCCCCGGTGGGCGCCACGACATTCGACGCGGGCGCGCTGACGGGAGCATCCGCCCCAGCGGGCACCGCGGTGTTCGCGGGCGCGGCGGTGGGGACAGCCGCGTTCGCGGGCGTGGGGCGCGGGGTGGAGACTCCCGTCGGGATTCGCAGCGACATGCGGTGAACGTCCTCGGGGCCGGCGGGGGTGACGATCGGGGAGGGCCCCTGTTCTTCATCGTCGGAGTGACGCGGCACCCGGTTGCGTCACTCCGCCCTTTTTCTCAGCAGGCAGGGCGTTTTTCGGTCCGGCTGGACCCGGCTGTCACTTAATGCCGGACTTCGAGGGGGGCGGAGGGCGGTGTCCGTCGGGCCGGGCGTGCTGGACGGCGTGGACGATGCGGGCTTCGGCCTGGAGTTTTTCGACGACGGCGGCAGGCAGTCGGGCGCGCTCGGCGGCGACAGCGAGGGTTATCAGGAAGGCCTCGCTGACGGGCCCCTGCGTGGAGGCGTTGCGCTCGGCGGGGGTGAAGGCGTGGGCATCCACCACGGTGCCAGAGGCGGTGCGCACCTTCACGGGGCGCTCCTCGGTGGCCAGAGCGAGCGCGGTCTCCAGGCGGGCGAGGACGGGCCAGGACTCGGTGGCGACGGGGCGCAGGCGCCCGGACAGCCGGTGTCCGGGAGCATCCACCAGGCGTGCGACCCGGCCGCCCCAGTTGGGCACGTGCACGTCATAGACGACGTCCACGTCCAGGGCCTCGGCGAGTTCGCCCTCGGGGAAGTCGGGCACGGGGGGCAGGCCGTGCAGGTGCCGGCTCGCCGCGGCCGGAGCCAGGTCGAGGGAGAACGCGAACCAGGGACGCGAAGCCGCGGGGCCAGATGCCATGGGGGCGAGTGTCCCCGGCGCGCGGCGGTGGAACAAGGGCCAGGCCGTGCGGATCCGCGTCCGGGTGCCAGGGGGTCCGGGCTTTCCGGGTCACGTCACCACGGCGGCGAGGATGCGCTCGAAGAGCCAGGGGGCTCGGCCCAGCAGGCGCACCACGGGCCTTCGCAGGCGCGGGCGGCGCGCGAGCATCAGCAGGCCGTGCGTGGTCCAGGCGTACTTGCGGAACACCTGCTGGAAGGTGTGCTCGTAGGGCAGCAACGTGTCGCGGCCAGCGCCCTTCGCCAGTGCGTCCGGGAGCAGCGCTCCCAGGGACTCCGCGCAGGCGAAGGCGAGCGTGAGCCCTTCGCCTGTCAGCGCGTCCACGTAGCCGGCGGCATCACCGACGAGGGCGAAGCGATCCGCGATGCGAGTGCGGGCCACGCGGGCCAGGGGTCCGGCACCGCGTGGCTGGGAGTCCGGCTCCGCGCCGGTGAGCTTCTCCGCGAGGCGGGGGAAGCGCTCCAGCATCGCGTCGAAACCCACGCGGCCTGGCACCGTGCCGTCCTCCCACAGGAACGCGATGCCCACGCGCTCCGCTCCGGCGGGCGTCACGTATGCCTCGACGCCGGAGGCGAAGTGCACTTCCACGTAGGGTGTCCACGGCACGCGCCGGAAGTGGCGCCGCAGTCCGTAGCGCCGGGGCACGTCCTGCTCCACCTCCAGGTCCTCGGCCTTGCGCAGCGGTGAGTTCAGGCCGTCCGCAGCGACCAGGAAGCGCGCGGACACGCGGCCCACGGGCGTCTCCAGCGTCACCCCGTCCGGCGTCCGCACGTGCGACACGACATGCGTGTGCTCGCGCAGGTCGACGCCCACCTCGCGCGCACGGGTCGCCAGCGCATGGGACAGGGCCAGCCTGCGGACTCCCAGTCCTCCAGGCGCGGGCAGTTTTCCCTCCGCCGTGCTGCCGTCCTCCTGCACGTAGCGGATGCCGACGAAGGGCGAGCTGTCGCTCCGGTCCAGGTGCGCGAGCGCGCCCAACCGCTCCAGCGCCGCGAGGCCGGATGGCATCAGGCCTTCACCGCACGCTTTGTCCACGGGCGTGGACGCGCGCTCCAGCACCACCGTGTCCAGCCCGCGCCGTGCCGCGGTGATGGCCACCGCGAGACCGGCCGGGCCTCCGCCCACCACGACCACGTCGTGCTGCTTCACGTGTCCAGCCACATCACGAGTCGTGCTCCGCGCGCACCATCGCCAGCGCGCTCTTCGCCATCTCCACCGCGAGCCCCACCGCGCCCACCTTCTTCGGTGCCGTCAGCTCTCCGGCCAGATAGCGCCGCAGCGCCTCGCTCCTGCGCAGCTTGCCGCTGGACGTGCGAGGCAGCGTCCCAGGCTCCAGCAGTTTCACCGTGTGCGGCTGCACGCCCGTCGCCTCCACCACCGCCGCGCGGATGTCCGCCTCTACTGATGCCACGTCCGCGCCCCGCTCCGCGCGCTCGGCCAGGATGAGCAACGCTTCGTCCTCGCCGCCCTTGGGCGTGAAGCCCAGCGCCACCGCGCAGCCCGTGCGCACGCCGTCCACCTTGAGCAGTGGATCCTCGAAGGCCTGCGGCGCGTGGTTCGCGCCCCGGATGATGACCAGGTCCTTCGCGCGGCCCGTCAGGTACAGCTCCCCGTCCACGCTGAAGCCCAGGTCTCCCGTGTCCAGCCAGCCCTCCCCCACCAGCGCCCGCGCCGTCGCCTCCGCGTCCTCGAAGTAGCCGCGCATCACCGACGGCCCCTTCGTGAACACGCGACCCACCTGGCGCTCCGGCAACACCGTGCCGTCCTCGCCGCGCACCTCCACCTCGAAGCCCGCCACCGGCGCGCCCACGCTCACCAGCGTGCGTGCCCCATCACGCGCCTGCCCTTCGCGCGCCAGCACGTCCGCATCCACGCCCAGCTCGCGCGGCCCCCGGCCCGCAGGGGGGAACGTCACCGCCAGCGACGCCTCCGACAAGCCATACACCGGCCGCAGCGCCCGCACGGAGAAGCCCCACTTCTCGAACCGCTCCGCGAAGCGACGCAGCGTGTCCGCGGACACCGGCTCCGCGCCGTTGAGCGCGTGCAGCCACCCGGACAGGTCCACGCCCTGCAGGTCCGCGTCCTTCACCCGCTTCAAACACAACCCATAGGCGAAGTTCGGCGCGGGCGACACGAAGCCCCGATGCCTCGACAGCGCGCGCAGCCACAGCGCCGGCTTCACCAGGAAAGTCTCCGGCGGAATCAGCACCAGGCTGCCCGGGTAGTACAGCGCCGCGAGCACACAGCCGATGAGCCCCATGTCGTGGTACAGCGGCAGCCAGCTCACGCCCACCGGCATCACGCCCGGGGCCAGCGGCATCGCCACCTCCAGCGCCGCCACCTGCGCCAACAGCGCCCCGTGCGTCAGCGCCACCGGCTTCGGCTCCACCGTGGAACCGGAGGAGAACTGGATGAGCCCCAGCGCATCGGGCCCCACCTCCACCTCCAGATCCTCGTCGCCGTGCATCACCGCGTCCACCGTGTGACAGCCCAGCTTCGGCCGAGCCAGCGCCATGCTCGGGCCCAGGAGCAGCCGCACGCGCGTGTCCGTCAGCACCACCACCGCGCCCGTCAACTGGAGCATGCGCGCCGTCGAGCGGTGGTACTCGTCCAGCCGCCCCAGCCGCACCGGCGGATACAGCGGCACCGGCACCGCGCCCGCCAGCAGCGCGCCGAAGTACGCATCCATGAACGCGGGCGACGTGGGCAACAGCAACGCCACCCGGTCTCCCGGACGCACGCCCAGCCGAGCCAGCCCCGCCGCCGCGCGCTTCGCCCGCCGGTAGACCTGGGCCCACGGCAGGGACGTCTCGTGCTCTGACGCGTCCACGAACACCAGCCCCAGCGACGTGTGCGACGTCGCCTTCAGCATCGCGTTCACCGTGGCGTGCTTCAGCGCCGGCAGGGGCGGCCCCTTCACGGATGCACTCCCACGTCCGGCTTCGCGGCTTGAACCCGCGCAGCCACCAGCCGCGCCAGGTCCTCCACCGTCCGCACGCCCTGCGCGTCCTCTTCCGACAGCAGCACCCGGAAGCGATTCTCCAGGCCCACCGCCAGCACCGTCAGCCCCAGGCTGTCCAGGTGCAGGTCGCGCAAGAGGTCGTGCGCGGGCTCCACCGCGCCCTCGAACTCCAGCTCCTCCCGGGCGATGCGGCGGATCTCCGCCACCGCCTCCATCTCGATGTCAGCCACGGCGAACCTCCGGAATGAAGCGGGGACGGTGGGCGAAGGCCTCGGAGTACATCGCTCCGAGCGCCGCCTCCTCCGCGCGAATGCGCACGTAGAGCAGCGCCGCGTTGCCCACCGTGAATACCACCGCCGTCACCCACGCCCCGTGGATGAGCGGCACGCAGAACAACTCCAACACCACCGCCACGTAGTTCGGATGACGCAGGAACCGGTACGGCCCGCCCGTCACAGGCGCCAGCCCCGGCACCACGATGATGCGCGAGTTCCACCGGTCGCCCAGCGTCCCGATGGCCCAGTACCGCAGCCCCTGAGCCACCGCCGCGCCCGCCAGCGCCGCCCAGCTCCACACGCCCCAGAAGGGACGCTGGAGTCCAAACACCTCCGCGACGCACGCGACGAGGAAGAGCGTGTGGAACACGACCATGAACCGGTAGTGCCCCTGCCCCGTCTCCACCCCGCCCCGCTCGAAGGCTCGCGCCGCGTTGCGCTTGGAGAGCACCAGCTCCAACAGCCGCTCCGCGACGAGCAGCACCATGAAGCCCGCGAACAACGCCTGCGTTCCGGTCACCATCGCACCAGCACCATCTCCGCGCAGAAGCCCGGACCCATGGCCATCACCACGCCCCAGTCGCCCGGCACCGCGTCCGCTTCTTCCAGCGTCTCACCCAGCACGAAGAGCACCGATGCGCTGGACAGGTTGCCCACCTGCCGCAGCGACTTCCACGAACGCTCCAGCGCGCCGGGCTCCAGCTCCAGCGCGAACTCGAAGCCCTCCAGCACCTTGGGCCCGCCGGTGTGCGCCACCCAGTGCTTCACGTCCTGTCGGGTCAGCCCATGCTCCGCGAGGAAGCCATCCACGTTGCCCCGGATGTGCTCCTTCACCAGCTGCGGCACCTTCGCGGACAGCACCACCTTGAAGCCCGTGTCCACCACGTCCCAGCCCATCACCCGCTCGGTGTCCGGGTAGAACACCGACCGCGAGCCCACCACGCGCGGGCCCGCGGCATTGGCCTCCGCGCCCCGCAGCACCACGCACGCCGCGCCGTCCCCGAAGAGGCCGGAGGCGATGATGTTGGGGATGGACAGGTCCTCGCGCTGGAGCGTGAGCGAGCACAGCTCCGTGGCGATGAGCAGCGCCGTCTGCTTGGGGAACGCGCGCAGGTAGTCCGACGCGCGCGCCAGGC from Corallococcus exiguus harbors:
- a CDS encoding gamma-glutamylcyclotransferase; the protein is MASGPAASRPWFAFSLDLAPAAASRHLHGLPPVPDFPEGELAEALDVDVVYDVHVPNWGGRVARLVDAPGHRLSGRLRPVATESWPVLARLETALALATEERPVKVRTASGTVVDAHAFTPAERNASTQGPVSEAFLITLAVAAERARLPAAVVEKLQAEARIVHAVQHARPDGHRPPPPSKSGIK
- a CDS encoding NAD(P)/FAD-dependent oxidoreductase → MKQHDVVVVGGGPAGLAVAITAARRGLDTVVLERASTPVDKACGEGLMPSGLAALERLGALAHLDRSDSSPFVGIRYVQEDGSTAEGKLPAPGGLGVRRLALSHALATRAREVGVDLREHTHVVSHVRTPDGVTLETPVGRVSARFLVAADGLNSPLRKAEDLEVEQDVPRRYGLRRHFRRVPWTPYVEVHFASGVEAYVTPAGAERVGIAFLWEDGTVPGRVGFDAMLERFPRLAEKLTGAEPDSQPRGAGPLARVARTRIADRFALVGDAAGYVDALTGEGLTLAFACAESLGALLPDALAKGAGRDTLLPYEHTFQQVFRKYAWTTHGLLMLARRPRLRRPVVRLLGRAPWLFERILAAVVT
- a CDS encoding fatty acyl-AMP ligase; translation: MKGPPLPALKHATVNAMLKATSHTSLGLVFVDASEHETSLPWAQVYRRAKRAAAGLARLGVRPGDRVALLLPTSPAFMDAYFGALLAGAVPVPLYPPVRLGRLDEYHRSTARMLQLTGAVVVLTDTRVRLLLGPSMALARPKLGCHTVDAVMHGDEDLEVEVGPDALGLIQFSSGSTVEPKPVALTHGALLAQVAALEVAMPLAPGVMPVGVSWLPLYHDMGLIGCVLAALYYPGSLVLIPPETFLVKPALWLRALSRHRGFVSPAPNFAYGLCLKRVKDADLQGVDLSGWLHALNGAEPVSADTLRRFAERFEKWGFSVRALRPVYGLSEASLAVTFPPAGRGPRELGVDADVLAREGQARDGARTLVSVGAPVAGFEVEVRGEDGTVLPERQVGRVFTKGPSVMRGYFEDAEATARALVGEGWLDTGDLGFSVDGELYLTGRAKDLVIIRGANHAPQAFEDPLLKVDGVRTGCAVALGFTPKGGEDEALLILAERAERGADVASVEADIRAAVVEATGVQPHTVKLLEPGTLPRTSSGKLRRSEALRRYLAGELTAPKKVGAVGLAVEMAKSALAMVRAEHDS
- a CDS encoding acyl carrier protein, with the protein product MEAVAEIRRIAREELEFEGAVEPAHDLLRDLHLDSLGLTVLAVGLENRFRVLLSEEDAQGVRTVEDLARLVAARVQAAKPDVGVHP
- a CDS encoding isoprenylcysteine carboxyl methyltransferase family protein; translation: MVTGTQALFAGFMVLLVAERLLELVLSKRNAARAFERGGVETGQGHYRFMVVFHTLFLVACVAEVFGLQRPFWGVWSWAALAGAAVAQGLRYWAIGTLGDRWNSRIIVVPGLAPVTGGPYRFLRHPNYVAVVLELFCVPLIHGAWVTAVVFTVGNAALLYVRIRAEEAALGAMYSEAFAHRPRFIPEVRRG
- a CDS encoding type III polyketide synthase — its product is MPSTPHHDPAPSPSLSAVGRALPSHYASQEQLIAALRDLWATKHFNLERLEDLHRNVQVGGRHLALPLEEYPALATFQQRNDAWIRVATELSEKVAREALSRAGLTPKDVDHVFFVTVTGIATPSVDARLVNRMGLREDVKRTPIFGLGCVAGAAGLARASDYLRAFPKQTALLIATELCSLTLQREDLSIPNIIASGLFGDGAACVVLRGAEANAAGPRVVGSRSVFYPDTERVMGWDVVDTGFKVVLSAKVPQLVKEHIRGNVDGFLAEHGLTRQDVKHWVAHTGGPKVLEGFEFALELEPGALERSWKSLRQVGNLSSASVLFVLGETLEEADAVPGDWGVVMAMGPGFCAEMVLVRW